The Argentina anserina chromosome 5, drPotAnse1.1, whole genome shotgun sequence genome includes the window CTCTCAAAGTCTCTGAACATCTTTTGTTTTGATAATCATCATGAAGAGTCACACTTATTCATTAATAATTTGACATCCTTCTCTTCAGCAACAATGTACTAAACTGCTAGACATCCTTATCATCAATGAACTTGTCTTTGAAAAACTGAGGACTCGCCCTTCTACGTAGACTTTGCTCTTGGTTTTTTACAGGTCTGTGTCAATTGGAGTTGGGCAATTAAGCCACATTACTTCGGTGCATTCCTGCCCATACTTCACCAAGATCAAAAAGTTACCGTTTTGTTTCTCATCATTGTGCTTTCTCTTTACTTCCACATTCCACACGTAATTTCTGCATGATCGATGCCTCACGTCCGGGGCAAGACAAAAATGTTAGACTTAGAATTCAAGGGTCTTCCATACGCAATTTCACACTTTCTTGACTTCTTCAGTCTTCAACCTTCATCGCCAACTTCGGCACTGGCTTACTGTTAGTTCTATATATACTTCCTCTCTGTTGTTCAAGGATCACAACCAAAACTTCGAAACTTCAAACATGGGGTATCATCACCAAGCTATTTCATCCCCAAAGAtcccttctttttttcttttctgtttcaTCACTATGTTTTTCTGCTCTCCTGCAACTGCAAAAACTTACTACACATTACAGAAAGGCTCTTCTCTCTCATTGAAACATAATGAATCAGACTTCCTGACTTCCCCAGACAACTCTTTCACATGTGGCTTCTATGGTGTAGGCACAAATGGTTTCTGGTTGGCCATCTGGTTCACCCATTCCAGGGACAGAACTGTAGTTTGGATGGCCAACAGAGACCGACCGGTCAATGGCTTAGGCTCCAGAGAAACACTGACCCGGGGTGGCTCCATGGTCTTGACAGATGTGGATGGCACACAAGTCTGGACTCCAAACGTCAACTCTAGTCTTGCCAACCTCGCTGAAAGGGGTGAGCTCTTGAATTCTGGTAAACTTGTCTTGTTGGACGCACAAGGTAAATATCTATGGTAAAGCTTTGATTTTCCTACTGATACTCTTCTCCCTAACCAACGTTTTACCAAGGGCATGGAATTGGTGTCTAATAAGAGGGGAAACTTTGGTAGTGGCTATTTTTGTTAGCATGAGTCAAATATTAGCACCGGATCTCACCAACCAAGCCGTAGTAATTGACAAATTATCTTTGGTTTCATACTTGTTAATTGGTAGCCTAGAATCCTATAAATACCATGTAATTATTCATATCGAATATAAGTGATTGTAGCTTATtctacttggtatcagagcaaacAAAAAAGgctctgtttttctgggttttttattttttccggCAGACTTTTTTCTTTGGAGCTCCTGCTGCTCCTTTCTTCCCTGCCGGCCGCCCTCACTTCCGTCGAGCTCACACGTGCTATCCCACCAGACATCTGCTGGTCACTTCGCACGTATCCCGACGTTTTTCTCTTGTACTCTCACCGAGCCTACGTCGACGCCTCTCTTTACCCCGGCGCTGCTCtctaccccccccccccggggCTGCTCTCTACCACTACCTTGGTAGCATCACTTCCGTCCACACGCCATCTCGGAGCCGACGCCATCTCGGAGCCGACGAACCTCGCTGTCACCGCCATCTCGGAGCCGACGCCATCTCCAGTCCGACGATCCTCGTCCGGCTCACCCGTTCCAGCCCACTCCTCCATCTCCGACGACGACCGGTGGACCGCTCCACGTTCTTCCCTCCGCCCCATCAAGTCACCGCCAGCCGGTATCACGCTCCGGCgtcgagtttttttttcccgaTCGAAGCATCTCCAAAATCTGCAGTCGATCCGACCCGGCCTGCAGTCAATCCGGCCCGACCCGCATACGATCCGACCCGACCGCagacgacccgacccgaccgcagacgacccgacccgaacgcagacgacccgacccgacccgcagacgacccggcccggcccagaTTCAATCCGACCCACTCCAGCCCAGAATTGATACCTCTTTATTGGCAGTGTAGGTGCACCGCCAGTGCACGTGCACCCAAGACAGATTCTTATCagttttttggtgtttccgctgtataattcctgattcttttttttatctccatttcctttttcaatgggttctggagacgaaTGTGATGTTCCGAAATTTGAGGTATCGGTTaagagttctgacagtgggtCCTTTGGGGGAACTAAACTCAATGGGACCAATTATCGCAAATGGAAGCGACTTATGacggctcatcttcgaggcatgcacaagatggggcatgtaaccggaataACTAAAGCTCCCAGTGcagatgatattattgcctacactaagtgggacgacgatgatggtcttgtgatgtccgtcttgtggaaGGCTATGAACGAAGAGATAATTGATTtagtggaggcatgtgacactgcgcaggcaatatggctgacacttgaaggtttatatactaatgactctgatttcatacaggttcatgagttaatgtgcaccgctttggcgatgcaacaagatgggcaacctgtggcgcaatatttcaccaaactaagaaatatttgggctgagattgatgtgaaacgtccttgcatgatcaaacatcaggaggatattatttggtaccaacgtgagaaggagcttgagcgagttcaccatttcctgaaaggtcttgatactAAACATAACAATGCGAAGGGGGAATTGCTCCGCCAGACTGAGCCACCTAGCTTAattacagctttcacatatatccgtaaggatgaatctcagcAGAACAgccttcatcagacacaagttgaagtttccagccttactattcGTGCTAGATCTTCAGCACCGCCCCTTCAGCAAGCCACTTCATCGTCACTTCATCAccgaggaccaccaccaggtttcgggaatcagccccgccctccttgctcttattgtcaagatacaaaccatgctcgtgcaacctgttggaagttgtatccacaccttaggccccaaaggcctaattatcgtcctaaagccaaagcagctattcaactagtccaggaaccagatatttatggtgtggttggacacgatcatcatacagcaggagGAGTAACACCCACAGCAtcaatagctggtcgtggtaagattggtatgactttacatatttctcactttggtggttttgatacatggattattgattctggtgcgtccgatcatatgacttatgacaaatcttattttactatattatctcctccaccagtaccatatgttactaatgctaatggtgaggcattccccgtattagggaaagggtcagttcgtattactcccacaatagagcttcacaatgtgttatatgtacctgctttatctcatcatttgatatcggTCCCACAATTAAACACTGAagctaagtgctctgtgacattttttcccatgtatgtgatatttcaggatcttctcaccggggagttaattggtcgggggtatctacggggcaggttgtttcatctggatcagacatatgcgggagagaaaccaggggcacagtcccggatcgctttactctccacttctgataagctaagtgaagtttggttatggcatcgtcgcttggggcatccttcatttagtgttatgaaaaaatccatgcctactttgtttattggtgtggatgagtcagtttttcgttgtgaaacatgtgttttaggcaagagtcatcggtctacttattcccctagtacttctaataaaagtatcattccttttgaattaattcattctgatgtttggggaccctccaaagagtctactgtttCAGGAATgcagtattatgtgtcatttattgatgattgcacacgtctttcatggattgtccttctgaaaaccaaaaatgaggttttttcggcttttcaagccttctataccattgtccaaacacaatataatgccacaataaaaatttttcgttctgataatggggggggaatatgtaaatcgtgtctttcaggagttctttaacgcaCATggcattgttcatcaaacaacgtgtccttac containing:
- the LOC126795399 gene encoding putative receptor protein kinase ZmPK1; protein product: MGYHHQAISSPKIPSFFLFCFITMFFCSPATAKTYYTLQKGSSLSLKHNESDFLTSPDNSFTCGFYGVGTNGFWLAIWFTHSRDRTVVWMANRDRPVNGLGSRETLTRGGSMVLTDVDGTQVWTPNVNSSLANLAERGELLNSGKLVLLDAQGKYLW